One window of the Octopus sinensis linkage group LG3, ASM634580v1, whole genome shotgun sequence genome contains the following:
- the LOC115209055 gene encoding mitotic spindle assembly checkpoint protein MAD2A: protein MAGTQVVDAIKLKGSTDIVAEYFYYGVNNILYQRGIYPPESFSEEKKFGLSLFVFEIEELKKYFDDIMSHVKEWLANMMLEKLVVVIRCADTNEVLERWQFDVEDDRPGTKENSNPAPKSEKTVREEIRAVMRQITATVTFLPLLETPCNFDVLVYTHKDLETPESWGETGPQFIANSSQVRMRSFTTKIHKVDTCVSYKKTD, encoded by the exons atggcGGGTACTCAAGTTGTTGATGCAATTAAATTAAAAGGTTCCACAGATATTGTTGCTGAATACTTTT attatggtgtcaacaatattctttatCAACGTGGAATCTATCCCCCAGAATCTTTTTCAGAGGAAAAGAAATTTGGGTTGTCCTTGTTTGTGTTTGAAATTGAAGAACTGAAGAAATACTTTGATGATATAATGTCACATGTCAAAG AATGGTTGGCCAATATGATGTTAGAGAAATTGGTGGTTGTTATCCGATGTGCTGATACTAATGAAGTCTTGGAACGATGGCAGTTTGATGTAGAAGATGACCGTCCAGGCACTAAAGAAAACAG TAATCCTGCTCCAAAGAGCGAAAAGACAGTTCGAGAAGAGATTAGAGCAGTGATGCGACAAATAACAGCCACTGTGACATTTCTGCCCCTACTTGAGACTCCCT gtAACTTTGATGTATTGGTCTACACTCATAAAGATTTGGAAACTCCAGAAAGCTGGGGTGAAACTGGCCCACAGTTCATTGCCAATTCAAGCCAAGTTCGTATGcgttcttttactacaaaaatacacAAGGTGGACACTTGTGTGTCATACAAAAAGACTGACTGA